The Osmerus eperlanus chromosome 20, fOsmEpe2.1, whole genome shotgun sequence DNA segment atttgtgttcaTTATTTAAAGTAGAATTATACATAAGATATTTGATTTATACTGAAAATGTATATTGTATATAAATGTCAACATAAAATACAGTATGTACGATTgtttcattgtttattatataatTGTACAATAATAATTAATTCTGTATTACTTGATATATATTTGACTTAACATAAACTGAAATAACATGCTATGTTATTTCATGCACACATGAGCTTCAGTGCCCCTGGGCTCTTTGGGGTACTAATCTGGCCTTGTCTAGACCGCTTAGCTGAAACTATAAACTTGGCGGGAAGAAAAGTAGAATAAAGTTATGGAATAATTTGTCATAGGATAATATCTCCTCTTGCTTGGCCCCTTAGGATCCTATCCCTTCTAGCTCAATAGGAGAAGGTATGGAAGGAGAATATCACACCTGCTTGGTCTCCTCCCCATTCCACAAGAACATGGTGCTGGCCTAAGTTGTTCATGTTCTTAATATTCAAGTGAGAACGGGAGTCAGAAGTATAACAAAGCAGGACTGAAGCGGTGCTATTATGAAGCCAGATGGTCCTACCAGGGCCACCATGTGCACACCAAGATTAGGTTTAGTTCTACAGTTTTGCACCACAATAGGAAAATCTGACAAAGTATGACAAATTGCCACAACAGGGGCACACTGGGACGATGGCTGCTATTCATTTGGTGCTCTTATAGACAGTAGTGTATTACCGTGATAGAACAGAACAAACAACACATTATTGAGAATAATTTTGTATTGATGAGGTGAATTTTCAATCACACTGTGTGCTACATTTCAAAAGGAGATTTGCCTACCAACTAATACAGTAGAaacataaaatgaccaaaggtgGTGACACTAATAAAGGTTAGTGTGATGTGGATGAAGAAATGCAGATGGGAAGAGAAACAAAAACTATATActaataacaaaaaaaaaacgtattctTCATATAATACATTGTGGAGCATTGTTAAGCATGGATGATTTCCAGGCAGGATATGTCTTTGTGGAGGCTAACAGAATTGTGCATTTTATGTTTTCAACAAAAGGCGAGCATGAGGGCATAAAAGTATGATCCATAATTGAGGCActttctcaagagtcttcaaaACAGTCTTTACCATCTTTAAAATCAAGGTTGTCATTTTGCTTGTCAAACTCTTGAGCTAAACATATTTTACATCGTTACATACTTGATTTGAGAGAACAGTACACTTACTATTGCTTGTTGAGTTAATTGCACAGTTGACTTTTCAGGTGGCAGTAAGGTCATCATCTCTACAGTAACCAGTGTATTTGGCTATGAGTTGGGCTAATTCACCAATTCAGGATCTGTTTTGAATTTCTCCCTCTGATGGTAAGGGTTAGGATTTGAAGTTCAAAAAACTTTTGCCAgagttctgtgtgttctctctgtttgtgcagagagtgtgtgtgaggtgtgaagGTGTGGACTTGGTGTCATTGCTCAGGGTGTGATGGGAAATAATCGTCTGTCCGGAACACAGTGGGCGGCTCCAGCGGCTGATGGTGTGCCCTCCTTGGGCTGGGTGTTTTCTGCAGATACAACCAATGATTACAATTTGCTTTCATAAACCTCACCTAGTCAAACACAATCCCAGCTACACCTCCACTGACGTCCATAACAACTCCGGAAGTGGTTTAACGCTTTGTCTTACGTTGAGAAATCCAGGAACACTCATTGTGCGAAAGATCTTTTTGAAAGCACCGGGTAAGGTCGCCTGTTCACCCTCTGCTTGTGTGACCTGCTCCTCCATAGCATTCACATTTGCACCAACCGTCTTGACAAAGGTCTGTTAAAAAACACATCAATGTCAGTGTttccctaccattatattagaggggcgcctaggggaaacactgattgCATTGCATTTTGCATTTCTATTAATAAAAATACTATTTAGTACTGAAAGAGTTATACCTCTAACTTATCAATTCTTCTGTATATTTGTCTCATTTCCTCCGATTTTCTTTGGATTTGTGGTAGGTTCTCATTCACAATCTGGGAGGTGTCATTGCGGGTCTGTAAAAGGAGGTTAGAAAATAATATCACTTCTACCCATCTATAACCAATCTGTGTTTATTTAATAGGGTCCCATATGTCTTATATATTTCTTGGTAAGCATCAAAACTGTGAACCTTCCAATTCCAGTCTAAACTTTGCAACAAAGACAATAACTTGGTTATCATTGGTGACAATCATTTGGAAGTTATTGTTATAAAGTGAAGTACCATGTCCAGCATTCCAACAAACTCATCCACTCTAGTCAGCATTTCCTCCAAGCTCTTCTCCAAGCAAAGGATCTGTTGTGAAAACAGTTATTTATAACAGAAATGTCAGAAGTCACACTATTAAGTATATTCCTCCATGGTGATAGAACACACTCACTGTGACATGCAGGAGGAGCTCAGCTACAGTGACTTTCAACAAGTAGTTCCAGCAAAACGTAGCCTGACAAACCTTTCATATCACAACTGCAGAAAGTAATGTACCACTGTACCCATACTGTGTGACACATAACGGTTTATTCAGAAAGCCCTACTAATCAATTCAAGACGTGTACCATGCAAAAAAGAGACATGACGAGGACAAAGGTTCTTTGTATGTGTTTTGCAGTAGAGCTAGCTATCTGTGTTGCCTATCACGCTTTTGTAATTACTACAAGCTGCAATCTAACCTAGCATGAATAAGGATGGTTGTGAATAACGAGATCGATTTGTCTGTTAACTAGAACTCTCACCTCGTCGCCTGCAGTCGCCCTTATGTATGAGGAATAATGAAGGGCGGTTTGTCTCAGGACATCATCGTCCTTGTCTTGGTCCGTGTCGGGCTCAGCGACGTTGAAGCTCGGACTGTGGGAAACTGGAGCGCCGAAACTGGGGCTTTGGGACACAGTACCACTGCTGCTCAGAGTCTCGCTTACCATCGACAGACTGCTTGCACTCTGGGACACGACACCACTGTCCCTACTAATTTCAGCACTGGACTCCTCCAGAGGTGACAGAACACCTACTCTGTCCATCAGATGATGCATTTCACCCATAAACCTTCATAAACACTGagtcccctctctctatttcctgtTCCACTACCTGTACTTCACTAAAGACTCATCACGTGACATTCACTGTGAGTGGAGGCTCGTAAGGCTCAAATCGAACGAAGGGAAATAGTGCAAATGTGTATTGCGCAACATTTTTTTAAGTACGACCATACCAGAACCATTATTAACAAAGCTCAAAATGTTAAATCTAAAATCCCATTTAACAGACTATGCACAATGTAAAGTTGTTTAAAATCGGGAGGGAAATAAACATCCATATTAAAGTACATAAAACTTTATTTTAGACAGCTTAAAACATTtagaaaagaaaataatttgatcAACAAAATATATACAATATAATTCAAAACCAAATTCATGAAGACAGGAATGGGTATTAGACACTACAAAAGAGAGTTAGAAGAGTATGACTTGAAAATGATATCAATCATAAGAATACAAGCAGCATTTTACTTAACATCACTACTTTTCTTCCTGGATGAAAAGGCACTTAGAAACATGGTGTAGACAACATATCGGAAAAAAATCTGTTTAATTTACTGGGTAAGAATAATTCCAGAATGGAATATATAAAATAGTGTAATAAATACTAAACCTGTAGTAAATGGTCATGTGGCTTTTTGATGTGACCCACACTCAACCAGCAGAGCGCAGCAACCACCACAATATTGCACTGAACTCAACAGGATTTTGCCAGGCCCTCAATACAAATGACACCCAATTATCCCAGTACATGTCCTTAAAATGAATGCCCAATAATTGAAGAGTAAATGAAAGAGACTTTATTGACAAATATACATACCAGCTAGCCATAGCGTATTATTTAGACAACAGGACCAATTTCTATAACATTGTGGTATGCAAGTAAGGACTGAAACGACCCATCCAGAAGATTCCTGCTGTGTCTAGTCCATGTGTTATCTGCTAGTAGGAGGTCCTACATGTCACAAAAGTAATAACTGCTTCACAAGCACAGTGTCACAGTGTTTGAGTAAACAGCAGAGATAAGATGTTCattagaggagaggtgagaatgTGCGGCTGCAAGGGGTAAAGCTGCATTCCATGGACTGGAATCCCTTTTGGGAGGACAACATTAAGAAAATAAAGCATCTGATAACCAGGAAGTGTCACTGCATGCAGGGTAAAATGTCCAGTAATTGTCAGTGTCAACATAGCAACATCAAAATGTAACAGGTGGAAAATACTTCCGAAATATAAACATCCATTAGCAAACATTATAGATGGCGTGAACTATATTTTCCCTACAGCGGAAAACATTATTGGGTGAGTTGCTCACAATAAGATTCAGGTTTGTATGTGAAGATGGAAATAATGATTAAAATGGTACATCTGACCATAATCAATACTGCACATACTGCAAGTCTAGATTTTGTGTAATTTTTGAAGCAAAACACCTTAAGACTTAATTTATTGGAGCAAAATacaaacttaaaaaaaataaatccatGGTTAAGAAATTGAAGAAAATAATTTGACAATCTACACAGCATTGATCAGAAACAGAATTtcaatttaaaatgttcttaatacaCAAAACCTTAAAGTTGGTCCTGAAaaggagagtgaaagaaaagTAATCAGTGGTTTCCAAAAGTTGGGGGTGATGTAAGACTACACAACAGTGGACTTGCCTAAAATTGTTAAATGCCTGAATGTACtttacataaaaaaaatctttgatgcaagactgagaaaacatttaaaaacacaaacaatacaAAATGAACTCTCCTCGTGAACTCTCTTCCTGACTATTGTATTCGTAGTCGTGTTGTTGTTGGATTTAGATTTTAAAAAGTAACACATTTAGTTAAGAAAGTTTGAGGAAGTGTGTTTATTATCATACACCCAGCAAAGAAAGTTCCACAGTCTCTGGGTAGCCAGGAGGTTTGAGTGTCGCTGAGTGTGTATTATAGGGTAATGACAGTGCCGTCCTCTTCCACGCCTCCTCTGGGCAGTGCAAGGCTGTGTCGTGGGTCCGTTCTCATGGTACTGAGGATTTTATGCAGGCTGCCATTGCTGTGTCGTAGGGCAGGGTTGCTActgtggtgctggggctggtaTCCCGCCTGCTGTTGGAGCGTCAGGTCTCTGTGGAGCTGGAAACTGAGACTGCTGTGATGGGTCCCCCCATTCAGGCTTGGCTGGGAGTGGAATGAGGCCGTGGAAACCATGGAGGCTGGGCgcgtggggggactgggggggacgACAGGGGGTGGAGCCAGTGGAGGGGCCACCAGGGCTTGAGTTGGAGCCAGGGAGCGTGTTGTTGTTGCTGAAGTCGTTGAGGAGTTAGAACGCCGGGACGGCCTCTTCAGGCTGCTCTCGATGACGATATCAGATTCCTCATCGCTCTCCAACTCGTCCGGGTAGCCGTGGTGAGCCCCTGGGTTCATTGCCAGGGCAATTGTGGTGGACAGGCTGGGGTAGCCGGTGGAGCCACCGCTGTCTGATGACTGGCCTGAGCTGCCAGAAATGCGGCTGCTTCGCACGACGTTGTTGCGCTGGTTGACTGGCTTGACCGTCACAATGAGGTTATGGCTGTTGGCAATCATCATGTCCGTCACTTGGTCTAGGGACTTACCGGTCACCTCAATGCCGTTCACCTCCAGAACCTCATCGTTCACCGCCAGCAGTCCTGTGCTTTCCGCGAGGCCGCCAGGGACCATCCTGGAGATGAAGATGCCCGGAACCTTCTCCAACCCGTGTGGCGTCACCCGGACGCTTGTGCCGTCGCGGATGTAGAAGCCCAGCGGCTTGTCGGAGCCGTGGCGGTACAGCCGGACGCGACGGTGGGACTCGGGCAGGATGTCCACGTCGATGATGGAGGAGACGGGCCGGAAGTCTTGCGGCATGCCGATGCGTATGTGCGGCCGTTTGCGGTTGACGTCGTTGCGGAGCACCACCGCTGCCTTCTTCCTGCGCGTCAGCGTGTTGGTGCCAAAGTTGGCGTAGTCCACCTCTTCTGCAAGGcagagtaggagggagagagaacttcAGAACATGTCACATTTCATGACTAGAAACACATGCAGTCTAGCATTGGCATATGGATGTGGATACAAGCAGAGAGTAGAGGCTAGAGACTGTCATACAGATTTGATCCCTAGTGTGACATTTATAAATCATAAattaaagttgagaaaattggCCTAGCGAGTCAAATGCTGAAATGTCAACTTTGAGGCCACTGAAAAAAGGGGGGTCTAGCCACTAAATTCCAGCTAGGAGTCATTCATGACATGCCGagcctgtgaatgtgtgtgtgcatagtgcTGAGTGAGCAGTCCCTTCTGTGACACGCCCCGCTGCTGCTGCTTTCGGAGATGTTTGAGGGAGCCTGCAAAtctgtgcatgtgcacacaaacaGCTGTTAACTAAGTAGGAATGTACCATATAGGAACCTAGAGAAAACAAGTACCAGTCACACTGGCCAGGGAACAAGAGAAAGCCATCCTATGATCATATCAAACTAAGCTGCCGTAATAGTCAAAGGCTTGGCCAAAGTCCTACTCATAGTATGATGCCAGGGCACAAAGTCAAGATTAAAGCCTTTCAGGAGATTTTCAAACTCAGATCTGCTTTCCACTTCACTTTAAACAAAGCATTAACTGAACAGAACTTGTGGAAGGTAACATAATACTGGCCTCTCGACAGCACACAACAAGCTGTCTATCTGGCAAGACTACAATGTAACGGAAGATAAAAgcttaaaaaaaaatggaaaacTAGAACTGTATTGTCCACACCAAGTGGAAGTTGCCCTTCCGTGCAACAAGGAAACAATGGCAAGACAAACCACTCAGGAGCACTACAATCATAATCATCATGTACGATTACTGCCTTTAAATGTTACATTTGAAGTTTATTCAATTAGCAGACACGAATAAGAATGGCAGAGGTTCTAACAGTTTTTCAGTGGTTAGTCAAAGAACAATCTGTATTTTTCCAGACAACGATAATATCACCAACAGATGTCCTAATCTCACATTATCAATAGAacggaggggagaaagagtgtCATGAGGTCTTTATCTAAAAAGTTTCTGCTTGATTCTTTTTTCCTGTCGGAAAACAGGAAATCTGGACACCATGGGACAGGAAGTCCctcagggggagggggcactGCCTCCGTGACAATTGGAGTGAGTCACAAACCTGTGGGAGGACACCTGCCTTGTACAAAGTGTGTATTTGAGCTTCCAAGCTTAGATacgtgtactgtacagtacacacaacatactttgtgcaagcaagcaaaacaacaagCATCAAACAACAAAATGTTTTAAAACTGTCAAAATCCCCATCCCGTCATGTTGACTGGCTTCACTGATCTCTTTATACACGAGGAGAAACATGATGAACAAACATTTCCTTCCTTAGAATTTCTTCAGTATTTTAGCGCTAACAGTTCATCTGTGGAGGCTCTTCTCTGAGTGCGTCTGTACCGTATTAAGGCTCTGTCAGACAGCTGACTCAGGAGAGTTccatttccctcctcctcctgctggaaTCTAATTACGAGGCAAAATACACTGTTTTAATATGGTGGCCCTGGGACCAAATGTTATTATGCGGCTTGctgtacacaccagctagaCTCCCGAGCACATAGGTGGAACAGAAGACCACAGGTATTGAAGTCGGAAAACCACAAATACAGCCCGGCCTGGCTTGTCTACTATTCTGTATGGCTCGGGTCAAAGCTAGCCAGCTAACTGCCTAGCAAGCCGTTTTAGATCAAACGAGTCTGGAAAACGCCTCCTCTGAAGTTCAGTGCATTAGACCATTTTCAAAATATGTAACTTCTAGCAGAAAGCTTCTGAATGTCATCAAAGTGGGTTGCTGCAGTTATTCAGAGATTTTTTAAGGAGGTTACCAGGGTGGAGGCATAGTTGTTTTGATTGAAACCAGACAGGCGTTTATTATGGGGTGGAATTTCTGGCCACAAGTGCAAGTCTGGCTGATGGGAAACATATTGGAGAGTTTGCCGCTTTGTCTCATTACAGACCCGTGCACTGCTACTCACTGACGAGCAGTGTTGGTCAGTAGCATCGCTAAAAGTAGAGTGCGTTATTTCGATGAATAAAATGTTTTCCCTATTAACTGTAAAATAAGAAACCAAAGTTTATCCGTATGTGATTTTTTAACTCTCATATTGGCATTGTTTTCAACTATCCtatatactacaacagcatAGTATTCCTGAGATTCTGTTATGGCTTTGGTTTTGGTGTGCCATCCCAAGATTTTCAGTGGCCCCATCTGGCCACCCCCATGTCTGGGGGCGCCACTGATGTGTAGCCGACAGACGCACTTGTATGACGGTGACATCACGTCCCAATCATTGGGCTGATGCCTGCTACAGACACGGAACCTTGAGTTTACTTGATGGAAAGATGGTCAGGATGCCAACCACGCTAATCACCACCATTTAGTGCAGTCTGAAAACACAATGTGTCAACAGCTTACCACTACCAGCAAAAACTAAAAtcagaaaataaaatacaagtgtgtggaggtgtgtgtgtgtgtgtgtgtgtgtgtgtgggggggggggggcgggggggttgcaaaaaaaaatacatatgaGGGAAGAGGTCAATATAACTTGTAGGCTgcattcaaacacaaacacaggtagACATGCACTTTTGTTTGATTTTGTTTCCAAATTGGCGCAGGAGCAGTAAGAGCAGAGAACACAGTTTATTGTTTAATAAACAATTGAACTGAAAATGTTTCGCCTGCTTATCTTTTTGACTGACAGTTGTACTGATCACTGAGATTCCATTGACTTGGATTAGGGTAAAATGAGATGCACAACTTAATATCAAGTTAGGTTTGAGTTGTTTTGGCTACCTAACTGATATTCCCATCAATGGTTTTATGGATACACTCTTGGGATAGCTCCTGACTTGAGGACATGCACCAATGAGACCTTCTCCACCAAACTGACATTCTGCCCGCTAACATGATCACTTGGACCCTCTGCAGTTTTAAGAATAAAATAGAACCTGGGAATGCGGCAGGAATTGTGCTTCAGAGTAAGAGCTCAAGTCTGGCAGCAGTACCCCGTCTGCGGGTCTGTGGGACAGCGTGTGCCATGTCAGTGTGCCTGCCGGGACTCACTGAGGCCCTGCCGGGACTCACTGAGGCCCTGCCGGGACTCACTGAGGCCCTGCCGGGACTCACTGAGGCCCTGCCGGGACTCACTGAGGCCCTGCCGGGACTCACTGAGGCCCTGCCGGGACTCACTGAGGCCCTGCCGGGACTCACTGAGGCCCTGCCGGGACTCACTGAGGCCCTGCCGGGACTCACTGAGGCCCTGCCGGGACTCACTGAGGCCCTGCCGGGACTCACTGAGGCCCTGCTGGGATTTTCCACAACACAAAGCCAAAGCTCGGCCTGGCTGGTCCGAGTTCAGTTTGTATAAAAAGTGAAAACAAGACCCTGAAAATACCTCGATATTTGGATTGACACTACAGTGTGTACATTTCGGTTCTAGGTTCTCTGAGGATATTTGGTGATTTTCTCCACCCAACGGTCTCATGTTAAAACTTTGGGATAAATGACAGAGAACCACAAGCCAGTATTCTGTTGTTTTCTTTCCTTCCATTGTCTGACTAATTCCGATGAGAGACATGCATGGCACTCTCATTCTGAGCTTGTTGACTCAACTAGAGCCCTTCACACACAGGTTAACTTAACAACCCCCTCATATGGGTAATCCTTATTGCACTGAGGCATGATGAGCAAGTGAAATTCAAACTTGTGGATCAAAGGCTCGCGGGGTAATTGCCAGACATGTGAAGGCTCAATGAACTCTCATGGATTTTTACACTCGGACTAATAAGAAAGCAAGAGCCTTTCAAAAGATAATGAGAATGTTTTCGAAATTGAACCGCAGAACGAAGAAAGTTTCAGAATGAAAATAACTTCAGAGGGAAATGTACAGTTATGACATTGTAAATGGAAACAGTTACAGTTACTATTCAACTACACCCAAATGTGCACAGAGTACAGACACACCAGTTGTATGCGGAAGAATTGGCACTGGTGATGAGACGTCTCAAGAGAGTACTGGCGCACAGGGTGAGCAACCTTAACAATGACAGCATGTGATGTCAATGAGTCACCTGGTCTGACACCACGCCATAAAGGAGTCAGGGGTTATGGGTCAGGGCTGTGGAGGGCTCGGCGGGTCaagaaccctgtgtgtgtgtgcgtgcgttcatGCATCTGACTCAGCAGTGCTGTAGTGGTCAGGAAtgtggctgtgtgagtgtgcgaggACACAGATTCCCCAGGCCTCTGCTAACAGGTATCTTTCACTCAAGTCTGAATAGCTCAATGTAACTAGCCGACTGGAGGCTATTTTAAGATTTTCTAGAAGAGTTGTTTAGGAGCAGCTTTACATCTGGAGACTGCTAGCTCTCAAATCATCCCTTTCTACTGTATCCTGTATGTAAGGTACGAGGTTGGAATGAACCCAAAGGCAAAACAAGTCCTCTTTATTTTCTCTTGTCCATCAAAGCCCACATCTATTtaactggggctgggaggaagaGCCCCTTTCAAGTCCTACAGAATTTTTACTTGCTCTAATAAAAAGTCAAGTATCTCAAGAGTTTTATGATTGCCCATTAGGCCTCTGCCCCAACTGTGTTCTTTTGTTCAAAGCCGAGGACCAGACAAATGCACCCGTGAACACGCCAGAAGAAGAAAACATAGAAACATAGAATAAAACAAAAACCAGAGCAGGGCTTCTATGTTGAGCCACAATTTTGAATCCTGCAGCGGTAATCTATGAACAGTTTGTCCTCTGTGAGTAATGTGGATGAAAGTGTGGGACAACGAACAGGAATTACAGTATAAattaagtgtgtatgtggtagtgtgtgagtgtgtgtgtgtgtgtgtgtgtgtgtgtgtgtaggactagGTGTGTGCATCTGCACATGCAGGCATAGGGTTGGTTTTCAAGCAAACAAAGGAGACACTGGATGAAAAAGAGTAGCGTAGGTACCATAAAGGCAAGTTTAGAACTGGGGCTGCAAACTAATGGGAGTGTCTGTCGAAAACCACGTAGTATGAAGAATGGCAAACAGTTTTTGGGGCTACCAGTAATCTTATGCTGTGAGGTTATTGAATTTAGAGTAGGAATTTTGAATGATGAATTTACAGGTGAGGGGCACTGGTATGTgtgccacttcaaatatattTTGGACAACTCGGGTAACAGGGTCCATGTTCTCTTtctatctgtgagtgtgtttataaCTATGGTTAGCCACAGAACTGACCGGCCATGACATTGGGCTTGGTGCTCGGTCTCAACCCGTGTCCACTCTTAAATGAGTTCAGAATGTAAGATTTGGCAAAATGTAGAACTAATGGAACATCCCTTTCTCTTTTCTAAACAGGACTAGACACTAACCAATGACTCACGGTTGCCGAAGTTTATTAGAACTCCAGAAAGGGACTCAAATAGATTCACCTCCACAGCTTCAGTAGAATGCAGAATACCATGTCACAACCCTGTTTTGGCCGTATTGTAAATGTCCATGCAGCTTTGTGGGTGGTATGCCACTAGTGGTTCAGTTCAAGGTtgaacgttgatggaacacttCACGTCTCCGCGCTGTCTTTTCAAAACATTAGGGAGGTCTGTCTGGGAGACTAAGGCTGCCAAGACATCCAGCAAATGCTAACaagcacaaaaaaaagaaacatttggCAGAAGAAGCAAGGCAACCCCTtgtcaagaaaaaaaaaaaaggttaaatAATCAGACATGGTTCACATTCTTTGTGGGGTGCTCACGGCCGGGATAGAACTTGGTCTTAGAATATCCCGACTATGACAGACGGGGGAGGTGGTTTAACTCGGAACCTATTTGAAGTTCCTACTCATTCTAGTTCTCATGTTTGGAGTTCCCTTTATGGTTGTGTACATGTCCAACAACTACTATGATATGACAGCCACCAGGGACCATGAAGCTGAAATGTGAACCGagatcagagacagacagcacatAGTATTGAATGGAAGGACAGGTCAGAGTTCTCAGCATGGGGCCAAGACAAGTGGGGGAgcagcccccccctgccctcccctctccaaccACCCCTCCCAACCTTACTGTTAGCATGGTGTATGGGCCGCCACACATCTGGGACAAGTTAAGGAGAGCTGCCTGGTCGGCATaagtgtggagagtgtgtctCAGGATTAagaagctctctctcccctctctctctcttggttctGCGCCGCCACCCCTTTTCTTCATACGCAGCACATTTCTGCCACAGGTCATGGCAGAGGACTCAGTGGGTTACGAGACAGGGAGTGAGGAGTGAAAAATAGGACGGGGGCAGATAGAGCAAAGAGAGGGATAGTGAGGGCTCAGTGAGCtggcagggtggggggagggaagtaataggtggtggtggtggtgaggggggggggggcaggtcttGCATTCCTCtatgggagacagacaggggagagaagggggaacaCGAACAGAGAAAGAAACGCTTTTCTCCTCCCATCTACCTTTATTAAAACACTCCTTTGAAGACTTGGTTTTCTGTGAGAATGCAGGGTTTAATCTGCAGCTTCCTagtctgaggtcaaagtgaattATTGGCACGGCTGTACTGTTTCAACCGAATTTGTATTCAAACCATCTTCAGACTTTCAGGTGGATGTTCTCCACCAACAGAAAAAAATGTGTTCTCTGAACATGTTGACGAGTTCTCTTCCTCGCATATGTTCTACAAGAGTATATTCACTTTTA contains these protein-coding regions:
- the bloc1s4 gene encoding biogenesis of lysosome-related organelles complex 1 subunit 4; protein product: MGEMHHLMDRVGVLSPLEESSAEISRDSGVVSQSASSLSMVSETLSSSGTVSQSPSFGAPVSHSPSFNVAEPDTDQDKDDDVLRQTALHYSSYIRATAGDEILCLEKSLEEMLTRVDEFVGMLDMTRNDTSQIVNENLPQIQRKSEEMRQIYRRIDKLETFVKTVGANVNAMEEQVTQAEGEQATLPGAFKKIFRTMSVPGFLNKTPSPRRAHHQPLEPPTVFRTDDYFPSHPEQ
- the pard6gb gene encoding par-6 family cell polarity regulator gamma b codes for the protein MNRSFNKSQSSLRFLDCTAVEVKSKYGAEFRRFSVDRFKPGKFEEFLKLIMHIHRIANMEVMIGYADIHGDLLPINNDDNFCKAVSTAHPLLRVFIQRQEEVDYANFGTNTLTRRKKAAVVLRNDVNRKRPHIRIGMPQDFRPVSSIIDVDILPESHRRVRLYRHGSDKPLGFYIRDGTSVRVTPHGLEKVPGIFISRMVPGGLAESTGLLAVNDEVLEVNGIEVTGKSLDQVTDMMIANSHNLIVTVKPVNQRNNVVRSSRISGSSGQSSDSGGSTGYPSLSTTIALAMNPGAHHGYPDELESDEESDIVIESSLKRPSRRSNSSTTSATTTRSLAPTQALVAPPLAPPPVVPPSPPTRPASMVSTASFHSQPSLNGGTHHSSLSFQLHRDLTLQQQAGYQPQHHSSNPALRHSNGSLHKILSTMRTDPRHSLALPRGGVEEDGTVITL